One Bacteroidota bacterium genomic region harbors:
- a CDS encoding S8 family serine peptidase has translation MRNRAAQIPFLLSGGLVLFGLLFSYSAFSSSDSKYWITFRDKKNTTFDPYQYFDQRAIEQRLRNSIPLIDTSDFPVSEEYLDQVGSVGATLHWPSRWLNGVAVYATEQQLEKIKAMPFVLDAEPMNDVAQISENRTRVLKNEIVPLLKFQTSRMQGELFQKEKLDGKGIRIAVFDAGFPGVDKNPAFKKLRDEKRIVATYDFVAKKESVYGHHWHGTATLSCLTGVADSLNIGLATGAEYLLARTEYSFREPESEEENWLAAAEWADKNGANIISSSLGYTNRRYFNTELNGRKSLVARAATIAFQKGILVLNAAGNEGSSEWKFIDTPSDADSVLAIGGVDPESDFHISFSSFGPTSEGKLKPNLCGLGKAVVMKPGGLSVAFGTSFSTPLVAGFAACAWQSHREWTNKELFEELQKSGHLYPYFDYAHGYGIPQASAFLHIEKSTEPTFDFVIINNEIKVILREKYSYSSTEEALGYPVKRNLYYKFEDEYGRMISYSVLLAQEKEALRFIAEDFHAGDVVTVHFEGYTSSFDFPKTEIQQDDQIQK, from the coding sequence TTGAGAAACAGAGCCGCCCAAATTCCTTTTCTATTGTCGGGCGGACTTGTCCTTTTTGGCCTGCTGTTTTCTTATTCGGCATTTTCTTCAAGCGACTCAAAGTACTGGATAACTTTCAGGGATAAAAAAAACACAACATTCGACCCGTATCAGTATTTTGATCAAAGGGCAATCGAACAAAGATTACGCAACAGCATTCCCTTAATTGACACAAGCGATTTTCCGGTTTCAGAAGAATACCTTGATCAGGTTGGTTCTGTCGGCGCGACTCTTCACTGGCCCAGCAGATGGCTAAATGGTGTCGCGGTTTATGCTACAGAACAACAATTGGAAAAAATAAAAGCGATGCCATTTGTTCTGGATGCCGAACCCATGAACGATGTTGCCCAAATTTCTGAAAATCGGACGCGGGTTTTAAAAAACGAAATTGTTCCCCTCTTGAAATTTCAGACATCCAGGATGCAGGGAGAATTGTTTCAAAAGGAAAAACTTGACGGCAAAGGAATTCGCATCGCCGTTTTTGATGCCGGTTTCCCCGGGGTCGATAAAAATCCGGCCTTCAAAAAATTGAGGGACGAAAAAAGAATTGTCGCAACCTATGATTTTGTTGCAAAGAAAGAGTCGGTATACGGCCATCACTGGCACGGCACCGCAACACTTTCTTGTCTGACCGGAGTTGCGGATAGTTTAAATATCGGACTGGCAACAGGAGCAGAATACTTGCTCGCAAGAACAGAATATTCATTCCGCGAACCGGAATCAGAAGAAGAAAACTGGCTTGCCGCTGCCGAGTGGGCCGATAAAAACGGCGCAAATATTATCAGCAGCTCTTTGGGCTATACAAACAGAAGGTATTTTAATACAGAACTAAATGGCCGGAAAAGCTTAGTGGCCCGTGCCGCAACCATTGCATTTCAAAAAGGCATTCTCGTTCTGAACGCCGCTGGCAATGAGGGCAGCAGCGAATGGAAATTTATTGACACACCCTCTGACGCGGACAGCGTTCTTGCTATAGGAGGCGTTGATCCGGAAAGTGATTTTCATATTTCATTCAGCTCTTTCGGACCGACAAGCGAAGGCAAACTTAAGCCCAATCTTTGCGGACTGGGCAAAGCAGTTGTTATGAAACCCGGCGGATTAAGCGTGGCTTTTGGTACATCTTTTTCTACACCACTTGTCGCAGGTTTTGCCGCGTGCGCCTGGCAATCACATCGCGAATGGACCAACAAGGAGCTTTTTGAAGAACTCCAGAAATCCGGACACCTATACCCGTATTTTGATTATGCTCATGGATACGGTATTCCTCAGGCCTCCGCGTTTTTGCACATAGAAAAATCAACCGAACCGACATTCGATTTTGTGATTATTAATAATGAAATAAAAGTTATTTTAAGGGAAAAATATTCATACTCCTCTACTGAAGAGGCCCTGGGTTATCCCGTAAAAAGAAACCTGTATTACAAATTCGAAGACGAATATGGAAGAATGATCTCATATTCGGTGTTACTCGCACAGGAAAAGGAGGCGCTTAGGTTTATAGCCGAAGACTTTCATGCGGGTGATGTAGTAACCGTTCACTTTGAGGGCTACACCAGCTCTTTTGATTTTCCTAAAACAGAAATCCAGCAAGATGATCAAATTCAAAAATAG
- a CDS encoding M28 family peptidase — MQAIHFLFRYCSALLLFASPYFLLAQDPVAVEYSNLLSTDSVYHSISVLSSDSLEGRETGRPGQKKAAAFIRSAFERNGLLPGVYGTYDQFHPVTARSCDNCNVEVNQQFFVFMRDYFYASGYNDTMLVIDTVHFVGYGISDPAYDDYKNQNLFGKTIMFCDGEPRKKSGKYFLTKEKTQSAWSTDWRKKVELIYEKKPRLALIITDSLEAIADSFNYKTIDPGFMSLVRSSGAIPIMFITKAMALRFFPETNDDLLSGAISKISRKRKPVSLVQSANAVITISSNTDRLKGQNIIAYIEGYEKKEEAVFVTAHYDHLGNHDSLIYHGADDNASGTSAVVEMARVFSKAAKEGNRPRRSIYFMLVSGEEKGLLGSKYYVKRPVVPLQNTVVDLNTDMIGRVDDKHDSITEKNYVYIIGSDKLSSELHEINERVNKNITRLTLDYTYNKPGDPNRFYFRSDHYNFAKNNVPVIFYFNGTHQDYHRETDTIDKIDTSLLINRARLVFLTAWEVANRKDRIRVDTKPEKE; from the coding sequence GTGCAGGCTATACATTTTCTTTTCCGGTATTGCAGCGCACTCTTATTGTTTGCTTCCCCTTATTTTCTTTTAGCTCAGGATCCTGTGGCTGTTGAATATAGTAATCTACTGTCGACGGATTCGGTTTACCATTCAATTTCTGTTTTGAGTTCCGATTCCCTTGAAGGTCGTGAAACCGGAAGGCCCGGGCAAAAAAAAGCTGCCGCGTTTATTCGGTCCGCTTTTGAGCGTAACGGATTACTACCCGGAGTTTATGGCACATATGATCAGTTTCATCCGGTGACCGCCCGTAGCTGCGACAATTGTAATGTCGAAGTAAACCAACAGTTTTTCGTTTTCATGAGGGATTATTTTTATGCTTCGGGCTATAACGACACCATGCTGGTAATCGATACTGTTCATTTTGTCGGATATGGAATATCGGATCCCGCTTACGATGATTATAAAAACCAAAACCTTTTTGGAAAAACAATCATGTTTTGTGACGGAGAACCCAGGAAAAAATCAGGAAAATATTTTCTTACAAAAGAGAAAACCCAATCAGCATGGTCGACCGACTGGAGGAAAAAAGTTGAGCTTATCTATGAGAAAAAACCAAGACTGGCACTCATTATCACCGATTCTCTGGAAGCGATTGCGGATTCATTTAACTACAAAACCATTGATCCCGGATTTATGAGTCTGGTGAGAAGTTCCGGAGCAATACCCATTATGTTTATCACCAAAGCGATGGCCCTGCGGTTTTTCCCAGAAACAAATGACGACTTGCTTTCCGGGGCCATTTCGAAAATCTCCAGAAAACGCAAGCCGGTTTCTCTTGTGCAATCGGCGAATGCTGTTATCACAATTTCCTCCAACACGGATCGCTTAAAAGGGCAGAATATCATTGCTTACATAGAGGGCTATGAGAAAAAGGAAGAAGCGGTTTTTGTAACGGCCCACTACGACCATCTTGGCAATCACGATTCTCTCATTTATCATGGTGCCGACGACAACGCAAGCGGCACCTCCGCTGTCGTGGAAATGGCAAGGGTGTTTTCAAAAGCGGCAAAGGAGGGCAATAGGCCGAGACGAAGTATTTATTTCATGCTCGTTAGTGGCGAAGAAAAAGGGCTTTTGGGTTCAAAATACTATGTGAAGCGACCTGTTGTGCCCCTTCAAAACACTGTAGTTGATTTGAACACCGATATGATCGGCCGGGTAGACGACAAGCACGATTCAATAACAGAAAAAAATTACGTTTATATTATTGGTTCGGATAAGCTCAGCTCGGAGCTTCATGAAATTAATGAAAGGGTTAACAAAAACATTACCCGCCTCACATTGGATTACACATATAATAAGCCGGGTGACCCGAATCGCTTTTATTTCAGGAGCGACCATTACAATTTTGCAAAAAACAACGTCCCTGTTATCTTCTATTTTAATGGAACACACCAGGATTATCACCGGGAAACAGACACTATCGACAAAATCGACACCAGCCTGCTAATCAATCGGGCACGGCTTGTGTTTTTAACCGCCTGGGAAGTTGCCAACAGAAAAGACAGAATCCGCGTTGATACCAAACCCGAAAAAGAATAG
- the rpiB gene encoding ribose 5-phosphate isomerase B, producing MKTPSVALGCDHAGFEYKEIIKKHLTGKGFVVKDFGTNSSDSVDYPDFVHPLSTAVENKELDFGVLFCGSANGVAITANKHAGIRAAIVWKNELASLARQHNDANVLCIPARFVSSEEAKTFVDTFLSTSFEGGRHANRVNKISLPI from the coding sequence ATGAAAACACCAAGTGTTGCCCTGGGCTGCGATCACGCCGGTTTCGAATACAAGGAAATTATTAAAAAACACCTGACCGGAAAAGGCTTCGTTGTTAAGGATTTTGGTACAAATTCTTCAGATTCCGTCGACTACCCCGATTTTGTTCACCCATTATCCACTGCAGTTGAGAATAAGGAGCTTGATTTTGGAGTATTGTTTTGTGGTTCAGCGAATGGAGTTGCAATAACCGCGAATAAACACGCCGGAATAAGAGCAGCCATTGTTTGGAAAAACGAACTCGCATCACTGGCCCGACAACACAACGACGCGAATGTGCTTTGTATCCCGGCCCGTTTTGTTTCATCGGAAGAAGCAAAAACTTTTGTCGATACATTTCTGTCTACATCCTTTGAAGGAGGAAGACACGCCAACCGTGTAAATAAAATCAGCTTACCGATCTAA